The Episyrphus balteatus chromosome 4, idEpiBalt1.1, whole genome shotgun sequence genome includes a window with the following:
- the LOC129917688 gene encoding unconventional myosin IC yields the protein MASTNLPAKHGAMEKGLHDRDRVGVQDSVLLENYQSEDAFIDNLRKRFQENLIYTYIGQVLVSVNPYKELPIYSENEIKEYRNRHFFEAPPHVFAVTDNAFRSLIEENKAQCVLISGESGSGKTEASKKVLQYIAAASGHQTTIEGVKDKLLKSNPVLEAFGNAKTNRNDNSSRFGKYMDVQFDFTGVPIGGNILNYLLEKSRVVHQNNGERNFHIFYQLLAGASDEQLKDLQLKRNLDSYYYLSDGEKGAVPRINDKANFNTIKEAMSIIDFTDEEQREIFNIVGSVLHMGNVGFTEEEGHAKILKPESVAAAAKLLGCNVEELSSALTHRTIDAQGDVVTSPLSREMAIYARDALAKAVYDRLFTWLVHRLNVSLQAKDVRAARKNVMGILDIYGFEIFQKNNFEQFCINFCNEKLQQLFIELTLKSEQEEYNREGIEWVPVKYFDNKVICNLIEEKYKGIISILDEECLRPGEPTDLTFLAKLTNQLGNHPHYICHHKAPTQVQKTMGRDEFRLVHYAGDVTYNVVGFLDKNNDLLFRDLKETMSKAENTIVRACFPEQEYLSKKRPDTAVTQFKISLNNLMDILMCKEPSYIRCIKPNDQQAPGIFNDSLVLHQVKYLGLMENLRVRRAGFAYRRTYEMFLQRYKCLSKKTWPNYQGPAKNGVETLVKEIGFGPEDYRLGQTKIFIRFPKTLFDTEDAFQAKKHDVAAIIQSHWKGRKQRQVYLKLRENTIVLQSYCRRFLAIQAAKRRREAADKIRAFIKGFITREDPPNGLNEAFIANAKRSWLMRLSKELPTKVLDMSWPSAPKHCQEASTYLHRVHRLHLARLYRQQLSNEKKHQFELKVTAEKVFKDKKKNYPQSIAKWFNEDRIPKEHSNPVSNFVTSTLGSEELKYASSCVKFDRHGYKPRDRFVLLSNKAIYLLDAKTYKQKHRLPLDKIDFVLTNHSDSLMLVRIPLDLKKDKGDLILEIPAIIECCTYIIHTVGTANIISIVDRDSLEHNVVKGKSGVIDIQTGGQPGINRDKNGHLVVIAGQ from the exons CACAAATTTACCCGCTAAACACGGCGCAATGGAGAAAGGACTTCACGATCGGGATCGTGTAGGTGTACAAGATTCTGTTTTATTAGAAAACTATCAAAGCGAAGATGCATTTATTGACAATTTAAGAAAACGTTTCCAAGAAAATCTAATTTAT ACATACATCGGCCAGGTGTTGGTTTCTGTGAACCCTTACAAAGAGCTTCCAATTTATTCAGAAAATGAAATCAAGGAATATAGAAACAGACACTTCTTTGAAGCACCACCACATGT CTTTGCAGTAACAGACAATGCCTTCAGATCACTCATCGAAGAGAATAAAGCACAGTGTGTGCTTATCTCAG gtGAAAGTGGTTCTGGCAAAACAGAAGCCTCAAAAAAAGTACTCCAATACATTGCTGCTGCTTCTGGCCATCAAACAACCATTGAAGGTGTTAAAGACAAACTTTTAAAGAGTAATCCAGTTTTAGAAGCTTTTGGAAATGCCAAAACCAATCGCAATGACAACTCATCCCGTTTCGGCAAATACATGGATGTACAATTTGACTTCACTGGAGTTCCAATTGGTGGCAATATTTTGAACTATCTTCTTGAGAAATCTCGTGTGGTACATCAAAACAATGGCGAAAGAAATTTCCATATTTTCTATCAGCTTTTAGCTGGTGCTAGTGATGAACAATTAAAAGATTTACAATTGAAAAGGAATTTGGatagttattattatttgagTGATGGG gaaaaaggTGCAGTTCCACGAATTAATGACAAAGCTAACTTTAACACCATCAAAGAAGCCATGAGCATTATTGATTTTACTGATGAGGAACAAAGAGAGATCTTTAACATTGTTGGTAGTGTCTTGCACATGGGTAATGTAGGCTTCACGGAGGAAGAAGGTCATGCCAAGATTTTGAAACCTGAATCAGTGGCAGCTGCAgctaag CTCCTTGGATGCAACGTTGAGGAGCTCTCCTCTGCCTTAACCCATAGAACAATCGATGCCCAAGGTGACGTTGTCACTTCACCACTTAGTCGTGAAATGGCTATTTACGCCCGTGATGCTTTGGCCAAGGCAGTTTATGACCGCCTCTTCACTTGGTTAGTTCACCGACTAAATGTCTCTCTTCAAGCCAAGGACGTTCGTGCAGCCCGAAAAAATGTCATGGGTATCCTTGATATTTACGGTTTCGAAATCTTCCAAaagaacaattttgaacaattctGTATCAATTTCTGCAATGAAAAACTACAACAACTTTTTATCGAACTTACTTTAAAATCCGAACAGGAAGAATACAACCGCGAAGGTATCGAATGGGTTCCTGTAAAGTACTTTGATAACAAAGTCATTTGCAATCTGATCGAAGAGAAATACAAGggaattatttcaattttggatGAAGAGTGTTTGCGTCCTGGTGAGCCAACAGATTTGACATTCTTAGCTAAGCTTACCAACCAATTGGGTAATCATCCACATTATATCTGCCATCACAAGGCCCCAACTCAAGTTCAAAAGACCATGGGTCGTGATGAATTCCGTTTGGTTCACTATGCCGGAGATGTGACTTATAACGTGGTTggatttttagataaaaataatGATCTTTTGTTTAGAGATTTGAAAGAAACAATGAGCAAAGCTGAAAATACTATTGTCAGAGCTTGTTTCCCAGAACAGGAATACCTTTCGAAAAAGAGACCTGATACTGCAGTGACTCAGTTTAAGATCTCCCTCAACAATTTGATGGACATTCTTATGTGTAAAGAGCCATCTTACATTCGTTGTATCAAACCTAATGACCAACAAGCTCCTGGTATCTTTAATGACAGTTTGGTCCTACATCAAGTTAAATATCTTGGTTTGATGGAAAATTTGAGAGTTCGTAGAGCTGGTTTTGCATACCGGCGAACTTATGAAATGTTCCTACAAAGATACAAATGTTTGTCGAAAAAAACTTGGCCAAATTACCAAGGTCCAGCGAAAAACGGTGTTGAAACCCTTGTTAAAGAAATCGGTTTCGGACCCGAAGATTACCGATTGGGTCAGACTAAGATTTTCATACGATTCCCCAAGACTCTCTTCGATACTGAGGATGCATTCCAAGCTAAGAAACATGATGTTGCTGCTATTATTCAGTCACATTGGAAGGGACGAAAACAACGCCAGGTCTATCTTAAGCTTCGAGAGAATACAATTGTCCTTCAATCTTATTGTAGGCGGTTCTTAGCTATTCAAGCTGCTAAAAGACGACGAGAAGCTGCTGATAAGATTCGGGCATTCATTAAGGGATTCATTACTAGAGAAGATCCACCAAATGGTTTAAATGAAGCCTTCATTGCCAATGCTAAAAGATCATGGCTTATGAGATTATCCAAAGAGCTACCAACAAAAGTGCTGGACATGAGTTGGCCATCAGCTCCGAAACATTGCCAAGAAGCTTCTACATACCTCCACAGAGTACATAGGCTTCATTTAGCAAGACTTTATCGTCAGCAGTTAAGTAATGAAAAGAAACATCAATTCGAACTGAAAGTTACAGCTGAAAAGGTCTTCAAAGATAAAAAGAAGAATTATCCCCAAAGTATTGCCAAATGGTTTAATGAAGATCGCATCCCCAAGGAACATTCGAATCCTGTTAGTAATTTTGTAACATCAACTTTGGGCTCTGAGGAACTTAAATATGCCTCGTCCTGTGTGAAATTTGATCGACATGGTTATAAGCCAAGAGATCGATTTGTCCTACTTAGCAACAAAGCTATTTACCTACTTGATGCAAAGACTTATAAACAAAAGCATCGACTGCCATTggataaaattgattttgtccTCACAAATCACAGCGATTCACTGATGTTGGTTCGAATTCCATTAGACTTAAAGAAAGACAAGGGTGATCTAATTCTTGAGATTCCTGCTATTATTGAATGTTGTACGTATATTATTCATACAGTTGGTACAGCGAACATAATCAGTATTGTGGATAGAGATTC ATTGGAGCACAATGTTGTTAAGGGCAAGTCTGGTGTTATAGATATTCAAACAGGAGGACAGCCTGGTATCAATAGAGACAAAAACGGACATCTAGTTGTT ATTGCTGGACAATAA